The proteins below come from a single Faecalibaculum rodentium genomic window:
- a CDS encoding cysteine hydrolase family protein encodes MKIQAADLKQPVLFVVDMINGFAKQGALADPAIIDTAPDIRKLIQSLNAPTWFVADEHDWNAREFDAFPPHCLKNTEESDIIDELADCVEHRIPKNSTNTFFAPDFQVFLQEQGSQYHDWVITGCCTDICVLQFALALKAFFNQTEQDRRVIVPADCTATYHMDEIHDGPFWQKTALDLMKAAGVLVVDAIVDTDPEKIPAAGSQESKKNSETEDTGEGN; translated from the coding sequence ATGAAGATACAGGCGGCCGACCTGAAACAGCCGGTGCTGTTTGTGGTGGATATGATCAACGGATTCGCAAAACAGGGTGCCCTGGCAGATCCCGCCATCATCGACACAGCCCCGGACATCCGCAAACTGATTCAGTCGCTGAATGCGCCGACATGGTTTGTGGCGGATGAACATGACTGGAATGCCAGGGAGTTTGATGCGTTTCCACCTCACTGCCTCAAAAACACAGAGGAATCGGACATCATCGACGAACTGGCGGACTGCGTTGAGCACCGGATCCCGAAAAACAGCACCAACACGTTTTTCGCTCCGGATTTCCAGGTGTTTCTCCAGGAACAGGGCAGTCAGTACCATGACTGGGTGATCACCGGCTGCTGCACAGACATCTGTGTCCTGCAGTTTGCCCTGGCTCTGAAGGCGTTTTTCAACCAGACAGAGCAGGACAGACGTGTGATCGTACCGGCTGACTGCACCGCCACGTATCACATGGACGAAATTCATGATGGTCCGTTCTGGCAGAAGACGGCGCTGGATCTTATGAAAGCCGCCGGGGTTCTCGTAGTGGATGCCATCGTCGACACTGACCCGGAAAAGATCCCTGCAGCTGGCAGTCAAGAATCAAAGAAGAACAGTGAAACGGAAGATACAGGAGAAGGAAACTGA
- a CDS encoding PPC domain-containing DNA-binding protein, translated as METKRTANCLVIRLDPGEELINSLLTACQEHDIHCAQITGIGAAKKITCGVFDPKTREYHSEKFKGIFEITSLNGTITTMDGGLYPHIHVTFADEKYKVRGGHLNKCVISATAEIVLMILDLEIDRQASQEVGLNLFRF; from the coding sequence ATGGAAACAAAACGAACCGCAAACTGTCTGGTGATCCGCCTGGATCCCGGGGAAGAACTGATCAACAGCCTGCTGACAGCCTGTCAGGAGCATGACATTCACTGCGCGCAGATTACAGGAATTGGCGCAGCAAAGAAAATCACCTGCGGTGTCTTCGATCCGAAAACGAGGGAATACCACTCAGAGAAGTTCAAAGGCATTTTCGAAATCACCAGCCTGAATGGCACCATCACGACAATGGATGGCGGTTTGTATCCGCATATCCATGTCACGTTTGCGGATGAGAAATACAAAGTCCGCGGCGGTCACCTGAACAAGTGTGTGATCAGCGCCACAGCAGAAATCGTGCTCATGATCCTGGATCTGGAGATCGACCGTCAGGCAAGTCAGGAAGTCGGCCTGAATCTGTTCCGGTTCTGA